From a region of the Zingiber officinale cultivar Zhangliang chromosome 4B, Zo_v1.1, whole genome shotgun sequence genome:
- the LOC121978543 gene encoding pectinesterase-like, translated as MSAFQDFSYLSERRRAERAQRRKRMMIAAGSVSVILVVAVCAAAAVVYNSKSTTSTATTTANSASPSSSSSSSHKSSSSSSSSSSSNSTKGFQVSNAVQVLCSPTDNHTVCESTLKDVVNSTSTPKDLVRAAVAVIVDEVGKAFAHSDAIGTADPAVKSAVEVCQKLHKYEVAELNNTLNTIDAHHLNQLPEQVHELKNWLSAAATYQETCIDGFPDGEQKDKMKVAMTTAKQLTSNALAIVGSLSSFLSLIKISGGSGGRRLLAKDQPLIADHSKAIGEDGFPNWLRDGDDRRFLIGRAAKQLTPNVTVAKDGSGDFKSISEALAKIPSSYNDRYVIYVKEGVYEEQVVVDMNMINVTMYGDGSRKSIITGSKNFVDGTKTFETATFAAIGDGFIAIAIGFQNTAGAAKHQAVALRVQSDRAIFLNCRMEAYQDTLYAHTHRQFYRGCLILGTVDFIFGNAAAIFQNCIFSVRRPLDNQQNIVLAQGRTGSHEATGFVVHNTRFTAEPDLMETAGKIPSYIGRPWKEFSHTVVMESDIGDFISPDGYMPWEGDFALKTLSYTEYGNKGAGADTSKRVKWSGFKVIGRNDAMAFTPTTFIQGDDWIPKTGTPVRLGLFD; from the exons ATGTCGGCCTTCCAAGACTTCAGCTACCTATCCGAGCGCCGCCGCGCCGAGCGAGCGCAGCGCCGCAAACGCATGATGATTGCTGCCGGTTCCGTCTCTGTGATCCTCGTCGTCGCTGTTTGCGCGGCAGCTGCCGTTGTCTATAACTCCAAGTCCACCACCTCCACCGCCACCACCACTGCCAATTccgcttctccttcctcctcctcctcttcctcccataaatcctcctcctcttcctcgtcctcctcctcctccaactcCACCAAGGGGTTTCAAGTTTCCAACGCCGTTCAAGTCCTCTGCTCGCCGACTGACAACCACACTGTCTGCGAATCCACCCTGAAAGACGTAGTGAACTCTACGTCTACACCTAAAGACCTGGTCCGTGCCGCCGTAGCCGTCATTGTCGACGAGGTCGGCAAGGCATTCGCGCACTCCGACGCGATCGGGACGGCAGACCCGGCAGTAAAGAGCGCTGTAGAGGTCTGCCAAAAGCTACATAAGTACGAGGTGGCTGAGCTCAACAACACACTGAATACCATCGACGCGCACCACCTGAACCAACTCCCGGAGCAGGTGCACGAGCTCAAGAACTGGCTTAGCGCAGCCGCCACTTACCAAGAGACCTGCATCGATGGCTTCCCTGACGGAGAGCAAAAGGACAAGATGAAGGTCGCGATGACCACCGCCAAGCAGCTCACCAGCAACGCTTTGGCCATCGTCGGCAGCTTGTCCTCGTTCCTTTCTCTAATCAAAATCAGCGGCGGGAGCGGCGGCCGACGTCTCCTCGCCAAGGACCAACCACTGATTGCAGATCACTCAAAGGCAATCGGGGAGGATGGTTTTCCCAATTGGCTTCGCGACGGTGACGACAGGCGGTTTCTCATCGGCCGCGCAGCCAAGCAGTTGACCCCTAACGTGACGGTGGCTAAGGACGGTAGCGGAGACTTTAAGAGCATCTCTGAGGCGCTTGCTAAAATACCAAGCTCCTACAATGACCG GTATGTGATCTACGTGAAGGAAGGCGTGTACGAGGAGCAGGTGGTGGTGGACATGAACATGATCAACGTCACCATGTACGGTGATGGCTCAAGGAAGAGCATCATCACCGGAAGCAAGAACTTCGTCGACGGCACCAAGACTTTTGAAACCGCCACTTTTG CGGCGATTGGGGACGGATTCATTGCGATAGCGATCGGATTTCAGAACACAGCGGGGGCAGCGAAGCACCAGGCGGTGGCGCTCCGGGTTCAGTCGGACCGCGCCATCTTCCTCAACTGCCGCATGGAGGCGTACCAGGACACGCTCTATGCTCACACCCACCGTCAGTTCTACCGCGGCTGCCTCATCCTCGGCACCGTCGACTTCATCTTCGGCAACGCCGCCGCCATCTTCCAAAATTGCATCTTCAGCGTGCGCCGCCCCCTCGACAACCAACAGAACATCGTGCTGGCGCAGGGGCGCACCGGCAGCCACGAGGCCACGGGTTTCGTGGTCCACAACACCCGGTTCACCGCCGAGCCTGACCTCATGGAGACGGCCGGCAAGATCCCCAGCTACATCGGCCGCCCCTGGAAGGAGTTCTCCCATACCGTGGTCATGGAGTCTGACATCGGAGACTTCATCAGCCCCGACGGGTACATGCCGTGGGAAGGCGACTTCGCCCTCAAGACACTTTCCTACACGGAGTACGGGAACAAGGGAGCAGGTGCCGACACCTCGAAGCGCGTCAAATGGTCGGGCTTCAAGGTGATCGGTCGGAACGACGCAATGGCCTTCACCCCAACGACCTTCATACAGGGAGATGATTGGATCCCCAAAACCGGCACGCCGGTGCGCTTAGGCCTCTTTGATTGA